The segment TCCTTCAATAATTTGATGAAGACCGATTTTCGGGCGACTTCATACCACAGTTCACAAAAGTAAAATTGTCGGAACTTTCTGCTCAGGAAGAGACGGAAAAAAATCGGCAAGGGAGACTCGCATGTACGAGCGATTCACAGATCGAGCCCGAAAAGTGATGCAGTTGGCAAATCAGGAAGCCCAACGCTTTAATCACGAATACATCGGGACAGAACACATCCTGTTGGGTCTCGTTAAGGAAGGTTCCGGGGTTGCAGCCAACGTGCTGAAGAACCTCGACGCTGACCTCCGCAAAATTCGGCTGGAAGTCGAAAAAATTGTCCAGTCGGGACCTGACATGGTCACCATGGGCAAACTGCCTCAGACACCGCGTGCCAAAAAAGTAATTGAGTACGCAATGGAAGAGGCCCGTAACCTGAATCATAATTATGTCGGAACCGAACATCTGTTACTCGGTCTGCTACGGGAACAGGAAGGGGTGGCGGCTCAGGTTTTGATGAACCTTGGCCTGAAACTCGAAGATGTTCGCGAAGAAGTTCTCAACCTGCTGGGACACGGACTCGAAGTGTCCGAAACCAGCGAACGGGGAACGGCACAGGGAACCTCCAGCAAAGCGGGTAAGAGCAAAACTCCGGCACTCGACAGCTTTGGTCGCGACCTGACCGAACTGGCGCGCCAGCAGAAACTCGACCCGGTCATTGGTCGTTCTCATGAAATCGAACGCGTCATTCAGATTCTCTGCCGACGTCAGAAAAATAACCCGGTCCTCCTGGGGGAAGCGGGTGTCGGTAAAACGGCCATCGTCGAAGGCTTCGCCCAGATGGTGATCGATAACTCCGTTCCGGAAATCCTGCGGGATAAACGGATCGTGGTTCTCGACCTCGCGATGATGGTTGCCGGTACCAAATACCGCGGTCAGTTCGAAGAGCGTATTAAAGCGGTCATGAACGAAGTCCGTCGTGCCAAAAACACGATCCTGTTCATCGATGAACTTCACACTCTGGTTGGTGCCGGTGGTGCAGAAGGAGCGATCGATGCTTCTAACGTGCTGAAGCCAGCTCTCTCTCGAGGCGAGCTGCAGTGTATCGGTGCGACGACGCTCGACGAGTACCGTAAATACATCGAGAAAGATAACGCTCTGGAACGCCGATTCCAGAAAGTCAGCGTTGATCCTCCGAGTGAGGTTCAGACTGTGGAAATCCTCAAAGGTCTTCGTGACCGCTACGAGGAACATCACCGCGTACAAATTACTGACGACGCCTTGGAAAAAGCGGTCGAACTTTCGTGCCGTTACGTCACGGGGCGTTGTCTCCCGGACAAGGCGATCGACGTCATCGACGAAGCGGGTGCCCGTATTCGCCTCAAATCCATGGTCCGTCCTCCCGATCTCAACGAACTCGAAGAAGAGATCGAACGTCTGAATCAGGCGAAAGAAGAGGCCGTCGCCAACCAGGACTTCGAAAAAGCAGCCAGCTTGCGTGATCAGGCTGACAAACTGAAGAAGAAAAAAGAAACTCTGACCCAGGAATGGCGTGAGAAATCGAAAGAGACCGATGGTGTCGTTGACGCCGAGGTTGTCGCGGAAGTTGTCGCTAAGATGACTGGTATTCCGTTGACTCGACTCTCCAGCGAGGAAGCCGTCCGTCTACTCCGTATGGAAGACGAGCTGCACAAGAAAGTCATCAGTCAGGACGAAGCGATCAAACAGATCTCCAAAGCGGTTCGCCGTAGCCGGAGTGGTCTGAAAGATCCTAAACGTCCGACCGGTTGCTTCCTGTTCTCTGGTCCAACCGGGGTTGGTAAAACCTTACTGGCGAAAACTCTGGCCGACTTCATGTTCGGTGACGAGGATGCCCTGATTCAGATTGACATGTCCGAGTACATGGAGAAGCACAACGTCAGCCGTCTGATTGGTGCTCCTCCGGGCTACGTCGGTTTTGAAGAAGGTGGTCAGCTCACTGAGAAGATTCGCCGTCGTCCTTACGCGGTTGTCCTGCTCGACGAAATCGAAAAGGCTCACCCGGACGTCTTCAACATGCTCCTGCAGATCATGGAAGAAGGTCACCTGACGGATAGCTTCGGCCGGAAGATCGACTTCAAGAACGTCGTCCTGATTATGACGACGAATGCCGGTGCAGAAGTAATCCATCAGGGCGACGTCTTCGGATTCGCCAAACAGGATGAAGACACGAGCTACGAGAAGATGAAAGAACGTCTGATGCACGTCATCGAGAAAGAATTCAAACCTGAATTCCTCGGACGTCTGGACGAAGTCGTCGTCTTCCAGCGGTTGACTCGCGATCACCTCAAGAAGATCGTCGATATCGAACTGGACAAAGTCTTCAAACGTCTGGCCGAACGTGGTTTGAATCTGCATATGACGGACGACGCCCGCGAGTTCATTATCGACAAAGGGGGAGACGTCGACTACGGTGCTCGACCACTTCGTCGTTCGGTTGAAAACTACATCGAAGATCCGCTCTCCGAAGAACTGCTCCGCGGTACCTTCGAAGGGAAGAACGCGATCAACGTCACCGTTGTAGAAGTGGGCGACACGAAACGCCTCGAATTTACCGGTTCCCTCGAAGATGAGCCCGAACTTGCCACGGTAGGTACGAGCGAAGATAAAACCGAAGACTCCAGCAAAGAGACCGCCGAATAAGCGAACTTGCTGCGTCAATCAATAACGAAGCCCCTGTCCGACTTAGTTGGATAGGGGCTTTTTTTTGTGTTTGGAAGAGAACCACGAAAGAAACGAAACAACACGATAGAGAGTGCTTCTTAAGTCTGGTTAGCCCGGACAATCACGAAGTGTTGTCCGGGTCGCGAAGCGACAAGCGGTGCACGACGATTAGAAGTTTCTACCTCGCGACTTACCTTCTCGTTCAGAATCATTATCCAAACGGAGCCATCGCGGAAACCTTAAAATAAAATGTTTCCCTGTTAGTCAACAGGTCTGATGCCTGTAGCCTGCCACATCCAATGTGTTTTACAATATTCTTGTGATTATGGTGGAGCACTTTTATTAGTCGAAGACCTGAGAAAGAGACAATCTACTTATGAGATACTGGATTTTAGCGACTGTCATTATCGTTGGGTTTAACAATACCTCTCAAAGTGCGGAGCCTGTCGAGATTGGTAGTCGACTGGAGCTGTTCGTCGATGATCACCTTGTGGAATCCACTGAGGGAGATATTCAACAGGTCGTACAGAATCCTGAACCTAAGGAAGTCGTGTATGTTCATGATCAAGTCTGGGGCGGGAACATTTGCGCTTACTACACGGTATTTCAGGACGGTGAGACTTACCGTATGTACTTTCGATCGGCGCAATACACGAAAGATAAACCCTCCGATCCCAGCTGGGCGTTCGCGGTCTGTGCGGTAAGTGAAGATGGCGTTCATTGGACGGATCCCAATCTGGGAATGGTCACCTGGAGAGGAAGTGATGAAAACAACATTCTTCGTTTCGAAGATGGGTTCAAGGGGAACGCGTATCACAACTTCACCGTGTTTCGAGACAACAATCCGGCAACCTTGCCAGAAGCCCGCTACAAAGGAGTTGGTGGGCTCGGGCATGGTCTACTGGGATATCAGTCACCCGATGCCATTCATTGGGAGAAAGTTCAGGAGAAGCCGATCATCACGAATGGAAAATTCGATTCGCAAAATCTGGTTTTCTGGGACTCCGATCGAAATGAGTACCGGGCCTACTGGAGATATTCCCCTGATGGCAAACTTCGATTGATCCGCACGGCGACTTCCCCAGACTTTCTTACTTGGGAGAACGAACACAACGTGACATTCACGGAGGGGTTGGAACAAAATAACCTCTACACCAGTGCTGTCCAGAAATACTTTCGCGCTCCTCACCTGTTCATTGCTTTCCCGACGAAATTCTTTCCTGAGACGGAACAGGTTGAGCCCATCTTTATGTCCAGTCGCGATGGCGTCCAATTTCACCCTCTTACCGGCGCTGTCATTCCTCGTTCCGCCCCCAAGGATCGCGATTTGAATCGCAGTAACTACATGGCATGGGGGATGGTTCAACTACCAGGTCAGCCCAATGAGATCTCGGTTTACGGAACAGAGAATTATTTTCAGTCCACGCCAAGTCGAGTTCGTCGCTTTGTGTTTCGCCTGGATGGATTTGTCGCTCTGCATGGTGGAGAAGCTGGCGGCCAACTGCTCACCAAGCCGTTACAGTACACGGGCAAGAAGCTTCTTTTAAATTCAGTGGTCCCCGAGGGAGGTACACTTGAAGTCGAAGTCCTGGACCAATCTGGATCCGTGGTGGGTGTTTCAAACCCGATTGTTGGCGACTCGATCGACGCAGCCGTCAGTTGGAAACAGGATCCCCAACTGAGCGAAGGCATTGTCCAACTCCGCTTCAACATCACAAACGCAGACGTCTTCTCTTTCCGCTTCAATTGATCAACTAAGTCATTTTCTCACAATAGGAATTAGATGGTCATCAAAACGCCCGGCGGGCTCTGCTGGGCGGAGCTGGGTGAGAATCTCTGCTCCCGTCTTACGACACAAGTGTGAGCATCATACTACGTCAATAGAAGCCATCGCCTTCTTGTGTACATGCCCATCGATTTCCGTTACCGTAGAAGCGTGACAAGTTCCCTCCTTTTGTCTGCTTGAGATTGGTGAAATGGAATCGACTCCCTCTTATGCACGCATTCAGACGTTCTGTCTGGCCGTGATTGCTGCTGCCGTAATGATATACATGGTGTTCTGGCTCAGACCGGTACTGGTTCCGTTTGTGGTTGCTCTGTTCGTCGTCAGTGGCATTACGCCAATCCTGGAAGGTCTCGAAAAACGACTTGGTGTGAATCGAGTCATCGCCGCCGGAATCACCTTCCTGTTGGGGCTGGTTGTTATGGGCGCGCTGGGTCTTTGTATCTGGCTGTCTGTTTTGCAGATGGCCGAAAAAGGGACAGCCTACCGGGAACGTGTTCGGGATTTGGTGACCAAGGCACAAGTTGAACTGGACGGATTACTCAATAGATCTCCGTTTGGAAGTAAGACTGACGCTGAGAACCCCGAAGACATGGCATTGGTCGAGAGTGACGGGCCCGCGGGGACGATACCAGCGGGGGCGATACCAGCGGGGGCGATACCAGTGGGAACTTCTGATTCTGGATCCGGCACCGATGATCGGATGGACAAAATGCGGGAAGCGATCGATAGTTCGTTACGAACAATACTCTCCCAGTTGTCGTCGGAATTATTCGCACTGGTGACGACCAGTATCGTGGTGTTGATTTATGTTTTCTTTCTGTTGCTGGGCTCTGTCGGGGCGTCGAAGACTTCGGACTCATTCAGCCAGATCGATAATCAGGTTCGCAGTTATCTTTCGCTGAAGACGACGATTTCGATTATCACTGGAGGCATCTTTGGGATGACGCTCTGGTTGTTCGGCGTACCGATGGCATTGACTTTCGGGTTGCTCACATTTTTGCTGAACTTCATTCCCAACGTCGGACCGATCGTAGCGACGTTATTACCGCTGCCGTTTATTATTCTCAGTCCGGACGGTTCTCTCGAATGGATGCTCTCCGCCATCGCGGCGATCGCCGTGATTCAGGTGATCAGCGGGAACGTGGTCGAACCGAAAATTATGGGGTCGTCCTCCGACTTGCACCCGGTAGTAATCCTGCTCGCCCTGATGTTCTGGGGCATGATGTGGGGGATCACCGGTATGTTCCTGGCGACACCCATTACCGCGGGACTGAAGATCGTTTTTGAGCGGTTCGACTCGACGAAGCCGATTGCTGCGGTTCTGGCCGGACGATGGGATGCCGTAATGCCAAAGACCACAAGCACTGTTTAATCCAGTTGAAAATGCCAGGGACAAGTTGTTTACGCGCCGCCGCGGCTTTCTCTCAGGAGTCGATTTCCCAAGTCTTCTTCGTAGCGAACTCTGGGGACGGGGACATCAATGCTGTGCGCCAGCTTTTCGATATTGCGCAGGAGAAGTTGCCGGGAATGGACTTCGATTTGCCGTTCGTTCTGAAGTTCTCCCAACAGGACGGTGACCGTCTCTCGGGTACTTCCAATAATGCTGGCGAGATCCTGATGGGCAAGTTTGATGGTGATCAGCACTCCATCGGCCGTTTGACGACCATATTTCTCGGTCAATTCCAATAGCAGGTGTATGAGTCGATCCCGATTGGAGCGGAAGAGGAGCGATTTCAAGCGGCGTTCGATTCGTCGCCGGCGAAGTCCGAGAAGTTTGGTGACGCCCAGAGAGACTGACGCATGCTCTTCAGCCAGTTGTCGGAGTGCTTCGCTCGGAATCATGATGACAGACGAACTGACCATCGCTTCTGCGAATTCTTCGCGAGGGTTGTCGTCGAGAGCGGCGAGTTCACCGAAAATCTCTCCTGGTTCCATCAGCGAGAGGACGGCTTGTTTGCCTTCGCTGGTGATGTGATAGATTTTGATGCGACCGCTGGCAACCATCAGGACGGAGTTACCCGCATCGGTAGGAAGATAAATCAGTTCACCCCGTTTGAATGGACGAACTTTCGATGTCTCTTCCAACCGCTTGATCTGTTCTTTGGTTAACCGTTCGAACAGTTCGCAATGATTGAGCGACCAGTATTTTTCAGCCATGCTGCTGTTACTCGCGGGCGATTCCCGGTGATCAGAGGGGGAAAGTTCCCCTCCCGTTATTCTCTGAGAATAGCCTTCGGCGATACCAGCGGCAAGGGGTGGACCTGATTCCGTACTCCTGTCTGGGGGGCAATTTATTCTTCAGGATCGAAACAGGGAGGGGGATTGGTTATAACAGGGTGAATAGGAATGATAAGAAAACAGTAGATGGAACTCGATTCAATACGGCTTGCCTGTGAGGAAACTGTTCATGTTGCTCGGAAAACGCGTCTTTATTCGACGGAACTCACTGAAATCACCTGTAACAAAACTACTGTTAACTGTTTCACTAACTCTGATTTTCCTGGCGGCCCTGGCACCCGGAATAATGGTTGCAGCGGAACCAATCGAACTGGAAAACCGCAGAGAGCTGTTTATCGACGACTTTCTGATCGGAGAGTTGAAAGGGACCGCAGAGCAGGAGCTTCATCAGCCAGAAATCCAGGAGATTGTCCTCAAGCACGACGCTCCCTGGGAAGGGTCTGGCAGCGGATACCACAGTATCTTCAAAGATGGCGACATCTACCGAATGTATTACAAAGCGTGGCACCTGGAGGTAACCGACAAAGGACTGAATACCGGTAAGCATCCACTTTACTGCTGTTATGCCGAAAGCCGTGACGGGATTCACTGGGAAAAACCGAATTTGGGCATCTGCGAATTCAACGGTTCTAAAGAGAACAACATTATTCTGTACCCGGGACAGTTTCCCGAAGTGAATGCGGATCCGGGTCACCCCGCCATTTTCAAAGATACCAATCCCGATTGTCCTCCGGAGTCTCGATACAAGGCGATCATTCGCTCCAGCAAACCGCATGGGTTGCTCGCGTTTCATTCTGCGGATGGGATTCATTTTGAACCGATGCAAAATGAACCTGTAATTACGGAGGGAGCCTTCGACTCGCAGAACCTGGCTTTCTGGGATACGGAGGCGAATGTTTATCGTGCCTACTGGCGTGTTTTTACTGGCGGTGTCACAGACGGAGATAACTGGAAACCTTCCGGCGATCGCGCGATTCGCACCGCCACTTCGAAAGATTTTCTGAACTGGGGGCCTTTCGAAGATCTTACCTATGAAGATTCACCCAGCGAAGAACTTTATACCAATCAGATTAAACCTTACGACCGGGCCCCTCATTTGTTGCTTGGTTTCCCCGCACGCTATGTCGAGCGGGGATGGTCGCCCGCGATGGAACAACTTCCCGAGACGGAGCAGCGCCACTTACGATCGAAATCGTCGGATCGTTATGGCATGGCCCTTTCGGAAGGGCTGCTTATGGCCAGTCGAAACGGAACCCATTTCAAACGTTGGAACGAAGCCTTCCTGCCCCCCGGTCGAGAACGCAAGGGGACCTGGCAATACGGTCACCAGTATATTGGTTGGCATCTGGTCGAAACGAAGTCGACCGTCGATGACTCGTTGAGCGAACTCTCGCTGTATTCGACAGAAAGCTATTGGACGGAACCGGGCAGTGAAGTGCGTCGTTACTCGCTGCGACCAGACGGGTTTGTCTCGATCTCAGCAGACAGAGAAGGGGGCGAACTGCTGACGCCGCCGATTACGTTTACGGGGACTGAGCTTTCACTGAATCTGGCGACCAGTGCCGTTGGTAGCGTTCAGGTCGAAATGCAGGATGCCAATGGAAAGCCGCTGTCCGGATTCTCGCTTCAGGAATGTGACGTGCTCTTTGGTGACAGTATCGACAAAACGGTGAGCTGGAAGGGCAGCAGCGATCTAGGGACGCTTTCCAGCCAGCCCGTTCGACTCCGATTTGTGATGAACGATGCCGATCTGTACTCCCTGCACTTTCGGAAATCCGACAAGTAAAGAGATTCCATGTCTGGGCTGCTCCGTACCTAAAGAACGCTGCGGAGTGGCTGAAAACCAGGTTTCGTGTTGAAGAATTCGGCTGGAACGTGGCGAATGTTCAGGCAGAGATTCACTGATTCAATGCAGAAAATGAACGATATTTGCAAGTTGGTTCAGGAAAGCCAAATTCGGAAAATCAATAGTAGGATTTACCCTCTAGGGTGAGTACACTAAAGGCGTTACATGGGTAAAAGGACAGTTGTTAATTATCTTAATTGATCGGCTCCCTTTCCAAACGACGTGGTGATGAGTCACTTGCGTTCCAGTTCTCATGTTCGCCCATTCTGTCCTGCAGTTCGGGTGAAAATAGCGAGTACAGCAGTTGGTTTTCATGGAGGACATGGAACGGAACCACTGCTACGATTCGGTAGCAGATCGAGGGATCTCTCTTCTGCAATTACTCGATTCTATGTTTGAGCCACGCGCAGGCTCCGCGTTCCACCTTCGTGTCTCCTCCAATTAGCTCCCTGCCGACGGTTGCCTGCCGTCTCTCCTTCCAGACCATTGCCATGGTCGAATTGCAGGCTCCCCGGTCGATCAGTTTGAACCCACTGTGGTATTGATGGGCTGGAACCTGTTTCCAGCCGGAATGACTTATGTCCCTCACTCAGAATTATGAACTCCGGCATACGGCTCCCACGCAAGATTACGCTGCGGCGAGATCGACACGTGTTGGCTTTGAGTTTCTCATGTTACTCGGCCCATGCATGCTATTCGGTGCGATTCCGTTCCAATGGAGCGCAGGAATTCCGGTCGGCGACTTTAGTGTCTCACCATTTCACGTGGCTGCTCTGTACTGTTTTATTGTCTTCCTGGCAGACTTAAGGCATGTGCAGGCCCTGATGATGATCGTCAAGCAAACGCTGTTAACTCAATTGAGTATCGTGGGGTATCTGTTCATTCTCGCTCTGTCAATCATGTGGTCCCCCAACGAGATCGTAGGAATTGCCATTACAGTTAAGTATGTATTGATATATATGCTTTCATTGACGGTGGCCGCCATCATCAAAACCAGAAGACAGCAATTTACGATTTCCATGGCTTATGTGGCGATTCCGCTATCCATTCTCTGCTTCTTTTTGAATGCCTGTTTCGTATTTCATCTGGAAGGACAAAACTTCCCACTCGAAGTATTCGAAGGACTTAAGACGGGAAGCTTGGATCACCTGTTGCATCATGTGGTGAATCCGTTATTGATGCAGACGGAAAGTGTGGAAGCCGCCGAGATCAATAACATCAAACTTGTCGCGAAGAATTCGTTCGCCGCCGGTTTGTTTACCCTCTTTTGTGTTGCGCGAATGGCGCCTAAAATTCGCACCAAATCAACAATCTATCGGATGTTGCGAATCGGTCGATTTCTGCTGTTGCTGTTTTTCCTGGCGTCTATACTGCTATTGGGATCAAGAATGGCGTTGGCCGCGGCTGTTTTCTGTCTGGTGACGGAGTCGATTGTCGATTCCTCCCGCGGATTCAAAGGGGTGATGCGAGTCGCCTTTACGCTGGCCCTTGTCTGCACTCTTATTACGGTGGCGATTCTTTCATCGGATGATAATCGACTCGTCTCTGGAGTGAACGAAATTAGTATCGGTCGCTTTGAGCAGATCGGTAGTGATTCCCGCTGGAACAACTATAAAATGGCGGTTTACGAGTCCCAGGATGACATCATGTATGGCAAGGGAGTCGGTGCCTATCTGCCCGACCGAAAACGAGTCCACAACAATTTCCTGGGGGGAGCTTATGAGGCCGGACTGTTCGGTTTTCTAACCATCACCGCCATTTACGTGCTACTCTGGTTCGATGCGTTACGCTCTCTGATGATCCGTATGAGGATTCACCGCAGGCTGGCTAACGCCGAACTCTGGTCGCTGCTGGTCTTGATCATGCCGCTGGCTCACTGCTTGATTGCGGGTGACAGTGGACGCTTCACGAACGCAGAGTGGTTGTGTATCGCCCTCTTCTGGGCCTTCCATCTGGATTACAAAGCCGATCCTGGTCCCAGCGAGAATGAACTGGTCAATCGAATTGCTAAACCTGCTTAACGTAATTTAGATATCGTAATAAGCAGTGAATTCCCATGGGTGCGGTCGCTGGCGAAGAGCTTCAATTTCTCGAGTACTCTTGTACCAGATCCAGGTATCGATGACGTCTTCCGTAAAGACATCTCCCTTCAGCAGGAACGCATGGTCTTCCCGTAGCGCTTCCAAGGAAGCATTTAATGAACGGGGAACTTTGGCGACGGTATCGAGTTCCTCTGCGGCCAGATCGTAGATGTCTTTATCGAGAGGTGCCCCCGGATCGATTTTGTTTTGTATGCCATCCAATGCTGCCATCAGAACCGCCGACATTGCGAGATATGGATTGGCGGATGGGTCGGGACAACGGAACTCGAATCGTTTGTTGTTTGGATTCGGGCTATGCACCGGAATTCGGATGGCGGCAGACCGATTACGATAGCTGTAAGTCAGATTGATAGGCGCTTCGAATCCGGGGATCAATCGTTTGTAGCTGTTGGTGGTCGGACAACAAAACGCGAGGAGGGCTGGAGCATGTTTCAGAATACCGCCCATCGCGTAAACCGCCATGTCGGAAAGTCCACCGTAGCCGGAGCCAGCGAACAGGGACTCCCCTTCTTTCCACAGTGAAAGATGCAGGTGCAGACCCGAGCCATTGTCGTTCCATAATGGTTTGGGCATGAAGGTCGCCGTCTTTCCATGTTGAACGGCGACGTTCTTGGCGATGTATTTGTATTTCAGAATGTTGTCCGCGGTCTCCAGTAGCGGACGGTATTTCATATCGATTTCGCATTGCCCGGCAGTCGCCACTTCATGATGCTGCGCTTCAACGTCGACACCGCACTCCATCAATATCAGCATGATCTCCGTTCGAAGATCCTGCAGCGTGTCCGCAGGAGGGACAGGAAAATAACCTTCCTTATACCGAATTCGATACCCGGCATTAGGAACGGATTCTGCCTTGCCCCGGTTCCATTGGCCTTCCACGCTGTCGACATGGTAGTAGGATTCATGTTCGTTCTGATCAAACCGCACGCTGTCAAAGACAAAAAACTCGGCTTCCGGGCCAAAGTTCGCCGTGTCCGCAAGGCCGGTCGACTGCATGTACTTTTCGGCTTTGCGGGCGACGTTTCGTGGATCTTTGTCGTAGTCTTCGCGTGTGATGGGATCCTGAATATTACAGAACAGGCAGAGCGTTCGATTCATAAACGGGTCGACAAACGCGGTTCCCGCTTCCGGAACGACTAGCATGTCGCTCTCATTAATTGCCTGCCAGCCATACATCGACGAACCATCGAATCCGAAGCCAACCTCGAAGCTCTCTTCCGTCAAAGCTTTGACCGGAATCGTAAAATGCTTCTGCGTACCGGGAAAGTCCATGAAACGGAGGTCAACGGCGCGGATTTCCCGCTCGCGACAAAGGGCGAGTACTTCTTTTGGTGTCATCATCGTCATATCCACAAATAGCTGAAATCAGCTTCTTCAGTTGTCTGCTGAATGACGGTCCGGTTAACATGGAGCCGGTTTCCGATTCAGCGTGTGGCTGTAATAAAGCAATTGTTATACCGAATATATCAATTCAAAGACATGGGTGCTTAAATCGTGTGCATCTCTAAGGTGATTCTGCGTGGTCTACCTAGAGGCAGCGTACTATCACATTGTTCTGCAATAAGTTAAGCGAATCTTTTGCCTGCTGTCCGTTTAGTCCATGATAGCTCGGCTCCATCAATTCTGTCATTGCTAAAGCGAATCACTCCTGAAAACTGCTTAAAAAATATGCAGGCCCTGTCCGTTCTATGAATCGACGTTTCACTATCCTGATTCACGACTTCCCCTTTCTGCACTGGGATTTGCTGGTGGAGGATGGGGAGACATTGCGTACCTGGCGATTGCACGAGGAACCGGATCAATCGCTGAAAATCGTCTGCGAGCCTCTGCCCGACCATCGCCTGATCTATCTCGACTATGAAGGTCCAGTGAGTCGAGATCGAGGCAACGTACAGCAATGGACTACCGGTCGGTGCGAACTGAGCGTACCCGCTGAGGGACGTATTGAGTTGGAATTGAGCAGTCCCCGCCTGACAGGGAAAATGTCGATTCGCCAGGAGAACGACGGCCGTTGGTGCTGTTATCCACCCGGAGCCGAATTGCCACCCGCTTCCGCTGAGGGGGCCGCCTCGGATTGAATGCGGTCGTCTTCCGAAGGAGAAGCGGCAGCCGGAATGTCGTCAGACTGGAAAGAGCGACTCCCTTTGATTTGCAATTGGCCCTCTTCAATACTTACCTCGTCGAGTTGCCAATTAAGTTCGGCCAGCTGGTCAAGCCGAACGGTGAGCAACGTTCCCGACTCCTCGTCGTTTTCACTCCATTCAATTCCGACGGGCAGTTCGTTCTGCTGGTGGCTTAACGTTTCTTCAATGATCTGCTGCCATGAGAAGGGGAGCAAGCCTGTCGTGATTTCCTCGATCCGAATCTGCACTTCGTCTTTCTGGACCGAGACCACCTTCAAAGGCGCGGTGACGACTCCCTGAAATTCGTTATGAGTGACTCGAAAGGCGAGTACAAATTCGCCGGCTTTAAGCTGAACTCGTGGCTCCGAAATTTCTTGTGGGAGATATATCTCAACCTGATCCTGAAATTCTGAAGAGGCCAGCCAACTGTTAGCTTCTACTTCGGAAAGAGTGAACTCCCACTCCGGTTTGGTTTCGATATCCTGTTGCAGGATCTCTCGTTTCTCTTCTACCTTCTTCAGGTTTTCCTGACGAACGGCGATGGGGATATCAATTCGTTTGGCGTACTCTCGGGGAGTTTGCATCGAGAGCCAGATTACCCCACCCATGCCTGCTGCAAGAAGCAGGAAGATGATTACCAGGAATTTAAAAATCCGTTTTGCGCTCATTACCCCTCCCGGGACTTCAGTTATTCATAGATGTTATTCGTTCGATGTTGGTGGCTGGCGACGTTCTTCCTGTTTTCCCTGTTGAT is part of the Polystyrenella longa genome and harbors:
- a CDS encoding glycoside hydrolase family protein — encoded protein: MRYWILATVIIVGFNNTSQSAEPVEIGSRLELFVDDHLVESTEGDIQQVVQNPEPKEVVYVHDQVWGGNICAYYTVFQDGETYRMYFRSAQYTKDKPSDPSWAFAVCAVSEDGVHWTDPNLGMVTWRGSDENNILRFEDGFKGNAYHNFTVFRDNNPATLPEARYKGVGGLGHGLLGYQSPDAIHWEKVQEKPIITNGKFDSQNLVFWDSDRNEYRAYWRYSPDGKLRLIRTATSPDFLTWENEHNVTFTEGLEQNNLYTSAVQKYFRAPHLFIAFPTKFFPETEQVEPIFMSSRDGVQFHPLTGAVIPRSAPKDRDLNRSNYMAWGMVQLPGQPNEISVYGTENYFQSTPSRVRRFVFRLDGFVALHGGEAGGQLLTKPLQYTGKKLLLNSVVPEGGTLEVEVLDQSGSVVGVSNPIVGDSIDAAVSWKQDPQLSEGIVQLRFNITNADVFSFRFN
- a CDS encoding Crp/Fnr family transcriptional regulator, with amino-acid sequence MAEKYWSLNHCELFERLTKEQIKRLEETSKVRPFKRGELIYLPTDAGNSVLMVASGRIKIYHITSEGKQAVLSLMEPGEIFGELAALDDNPREEFAEAMVSSSVIMIPSEALRQLAEEHASVSLGVTKLLGLRRRRIERRLKSLLFRSNRDRLIHLLLELTEKYGRQTADGVLITIKLAHQDLASIIGSTRETVTVLLGELQNERQIEVHSRQLLLRNIEKLAHSIDVPVPRVRYEEDLGNRLLRESRGGA
- a CDS encoding ATP-dependent Clp protease ATP-binding subunit, yielding MYERFTDRARKVMQLANQEAQRFNHEYIGTEHILLGLVKEGSGVAANVLKNLDADLRKIRLEVEKIVQSGPDMVTMGKLPQTPRAKKVIEYAMEEARNLNHNYVGTEHLLLGLLREQEGVAAQVLMNLGLKLEDVREEVLNLLGHGLEVSETSERGTAQGTSSKAGKSKTPALDSFGRDLTELARQQKLDPVIGRSHEIERVIQILCRRQKNNPVLLGEAGVGKTAIVEGFAQMVIDNSVPEILRDKRIVVLDLAMMVAGTKYRGQFEERIKAVMNEVRRAKNTILFIDELHTLVGAGGAEGAIDASNVLKPALSRGELQCIGATTLDEYRKYIEKDNALERRFQKVSVDPPSEVQTVEILKGLRDRYEEHHRVQITDDALEKAVELSCRYVTGRCLPDKAIDVIDEAGARIRLKSMVRPPDLNELEEEIERLNQAKEEAVANQDFEKAASLRDQADKLKKKKETLTQEWREKSKETDGVVDAEVVAEVVAKMTGIPLTRLSSEEAVRLLRMEDELHKKVISQDEAIKQISKAVRRSRSGLKDPKRPTGCFLFSGPTGVGKTLLAKTLADFMFGDEDALIQIDMSEYMEKHNVSRLIGAPPGYVGFEEGGQLTEKIRRRPYAVVLLDEIEKAHPDVFNMLLQIMEEGHLTDSFGRKIDFKNVVLIMTTNAGAEVIHQGDVFGFAKQDEDTSYEKMKERLMHVIEKEFKPEFLGRLDEVVVFQRLTRDHLKKIVDIELDKVFKRLAERGLNLHMTDDAREFIIDKGGDVDYGARPLRRSVENYIEDPLSEELLRGTFEGKNAINVTVVEVGDTKRLEFTGSLEDEPELATVGTSEDKTEDSSKETAE
- a CDS encoding AI-2E family transporter, which encodes MESTPSYARIQTFCLAVIAAAVMIYMVFWLRPVLVPFVVALFVVSGITPILEGLEKRLGVNRVIAAGITFLLGLVVMGALGLCIWLSVLQMAEKGTAYRERVRDLVTKAQVELDGLLNRSPFGSKTDAENPEDMALVESDGPAGTIPAGAIPAGAIPVGTSDSGSGTDDRMDKMREAIDSSLRTILSQLSSELFALVTTSIVVLIYVFFLLLGSVGASKTSDSFSQIDNQVRSYLSLKTTISIITGGIFGMTLWLFGVPMALTFGLLTFLLNFIPNVGPIVATLLPLPFIILSPDGSLEWMLSAIAAIAVIQVISGNVVEPKIMGSSSDLHPVVILLALMFWGMMWGITGMFLATPITAGLKIVFERFDSTKPIAAVLAGRWDAVMPKTTSTV